From bacterium:
CACTTTGTGGACATTGTCTGGGTGCTGCTGTTTTTCAGCCTCTACCTGATCTGAGCCGGGGCAGGGGAGGACAAGCCCTCTTCCCGCCGTGGATTGCCCGCCAGGAAGCCTTTTCCCGCCCAAAAACATCTGGCTGCTTGACATACCGCTTCTGAAGCGTTAATCAATACTAAGGTTGTTGCGATACAGAAACAGTGCCCGTGGGCCAATAACATGAGAATGTATCTCATTTAGGATTGAACGCATGAGCGAGCCGAAATATTTCTGGGCCGAGGCCTCGCGCGAGCTGCGCGAGGAGCTTAAGGCCACGATCGATCATAACGAAACCGCCCGCTTGCAGCGTAAGCAGCCCTGGCGTCACTTTGCGGTCGCGGCGCGGCAGTTCGTTTTCCTGGGCCTCTCCACCTGGGCCCTGGTGCGCTACCGCACGCTCTGGGTGGTTGTTCCTGCCGCGCTGCTCTCGGGGGTGACAGTGTTCAATTTCACGGTCCTGCTGCACGAGCAGCTCCATAACCTGATCTTCCGCGGCCACCACCCGCACCTCAACCGTTTTCTCGGCCACCTGTACGCGTTCTGGAGCGGCATCTCCAGCTCGCAGTTCACCCGCTGGCACCTCGACCATCACCTCCAGTTAGGCCACTCGACCCTCGACCCCAAGCGTCACCACCTGTCGCCCAAGAGAAATTCACGTCTGGTGAAAACACTCTATTTCACCCCGGCGCTGTTCTTTATCTATTTTCGCGCAGCCGCAAGAGAAGCAGCCACTTATCCGTCGGACCTCAGAAACAGGATCAAGCGCGAGCGATTGGTCTCTGTCGCCGGCCACCTGGCTTTCCAGGTCCTTCTTTTCTGGCTGGGCGGGGCCGGGGCCTGGTTCAGGGCCTATGCACTGCCGGTGTATTTCGTGTTCCCGCTCGTTTTCGCCCTCAACCGGGTGGGCCAGCACTACAACATCAAGACCGGGGACCCGGCCGGCTGGACCACCTGGATCGCGGGCCACTGGTTCTGGGATTTCCTCTACCTCAACTCGAACTACCACCTGGAACACCACTATTTCCCGGGGGTTCCTTTCTACAACCTGCCCCGCCTGCAGCGCCTTCTCACCCCGCTCTACTGTCGCCACGGCCTGGAGCCGTTTTCGTACCCGCGCCTGTTGTACGGCTACCTGGTGCTCAACCGCACGCCCCACACCGAGTGGGATTTCGCCTGAGCGGACGGCATGGCCCTTGAACGGAATAAAAATGGGGGCTATCTTAAACAGAGCGTGATTCGGGGGGTACTATCCGTGGTGAGCGTGCAGAGTTTCAGCGGGAGAAAAACCCCTTGATCGAGCCACCCAGCATGTTGTGTTCCTGAAGGAACCGGGCGGTGCTGTCGGAAAGGTCCGAGACCGCGCTGTCGGGCGATTCGATGGACCCGGTCGTGGCGCCCTCGAAACCTCGGATCAGGCCGAAAATCTTGGGGTTGAAATCCAGGCTGGTGTGGAAGAACAGTATATCGACCGGGGCCTTCCAGCTCAACTCGATATAGATAATCTCCCCGTTGATAGTCTGCACCCGGAGGTCCTCCGGCCGGACACTCAGGTTCAGGTCCTCGGCCTTGGCGGCCAGGAAAGCGCGCACCCGCTCCTCGGACTGCGAGGCGAAAAACATCCTCGACTGGGTCTGCATCAGGTCTTTCATCACCCAGAGCTTGCTATAGGGGACCCAAAAACTGACCGCGGCGTACACGGCCAGCAGACCGAGGACCAGGTAGATTTTGCGGCGCAGGTCTGAATCCATGCTCCACCCTTCGGGGCGAGACCGGGGAAAGGTTAATCGTACATGAGGCTGTCGAGAATGAAACCCAGGCTCGGAACTGCTCTGCTGCTTCTTGCCGCGGCGGTCTTGACGCGCCCGTCAGCGGCCCAGACGCCGAACCCGCCTGTGGCCCCATCCACCACGGGTGCGCGGCTGACAATCGCCCGGGTGATCTACGAGGGTGGGGGAGACTGGTACTCCAACCCCTCCTCGCTGCCCAATCTGCTGGCTGCGATCAGAAAGTATACCGGATTGTCGGTAGACAAGCAAGAGGCACAAGTGCGCCTGAAAAGCGCCGAGCTGTTCCGCTACCCCTTCCTTTACCTGAACGGCCACGGCAATGTCTCGTTCGATGAGGAGGAGGTGGTCCGCCTGCGCAAGTACCTCCTGGGCGGCGGGTTCCTGCACGCGGATGATAACTACGGCATGGATGCCAGTTTCCGCCGTGAGATGAAAAAAGTGTTCCCGGACAAGGAGTTTGTGCCGGTGCCGTTCGACTATCCGATCTTCCACACGGTGTTCGATTTCCCGGGCGGCCTGCCCAAGGTGCACGAGCATGACGGGGGCCCGCCCAAGGGGCTGGGAATTTTCGCCGCCGGTCGTCTGGTGGTGTTCTACAGCCTGAACACCGACCTGGGCGACGGCTGGGAGGACCCGGAGGTTCACAAGGACCCCGAGCCGGTCCGTCAGGCCGCCCTGCGCATGGGAGTGAACATATTCATGTACGCCCTGACTCGCGAGTGAAAGTATGGCCACATTCGACCACATACCGCCAGCCAGTCAGATAGAGTCCACCCTGCGGCGAGTCCGCGCCCGTCTGCTGCGCGCCGGTTTAATCGCGGTGGGGGAGCGTCTTCTGGCCGCCGCCGCGCTGGCCGTGGTGCTCCTGACCGGCCTGGACAGCCTGTTCTGGCTGCCGGGAGTATGGCGGCTGGGGCTCCTGACCGCATTGGCCGCGATTCTGGCCGGGATTCTCCAGTGGGGCCTCTGGCGGGCCTGGCAGGTATACGGTCGTCTCGAAGCAGTGGCCCGCGCCTGCGACCATGCCGCGCCCGAGTTGCACAACGGCCTGGAGTCGGCCCTGCAGTTCATGGGAGGGGCTTTCCGGTCCGGAGAATTCTATTCGACTGAACTGGTGGCAGCCGCGCTGGAGCGCACCGCCTCCAATGTGAGAGGGTCTGAGGCGCAGAAACGCCTTTTCGACAATATCACCGCGCCCCGCGCGGCTCAGGTGCGCCGCAGACGGCGTATTCTGCTGGCGGCCTGCAGCCTCTGCCTGGGGTTGTTCCTCTACCGTCCCCTGGCCGTGGGCCAGAGCCTGCGCGCCTGGGCCGACCCGTTCGACCTGATCCGCCGCGAGCGCGCCTACCACCTGATCGTAAGCCCCGGCAATATCACCCTGATGCGGGGAGATTCGCTCAGCGTGCGGGCGGTCGGCTCGATCCACCGTCCGGGACGGGTGCGCCTGGACTGGTGGCAGGCCGGTAAGGTGGGCCAAAGCCGGGAAATGTCCTACCTGCGTGACCAGTTTGAGTACCGCGCCGACCTCGGCCCGCTTGAGAGCGACCTGAGCTACGTGGTGTCGCAGGGGAGCACAGTGACCGACACTTTCCGGGTCACCGTGACCAGCAACCCCTTTGTCACCAGCCTTCACCTGCGCTACGAGTACCCGGCCTACACCGGCCTGGGAGTCTACGAGACCGAGCGCGACCGGGCGGTCCAGGCCCTGCGCGGCACACGGGTGGTCCTGAGCGGACGGGCCAGCAACCCGCTGGCCGCGGCCGAGTTGCGCCTGGAACGTGGCGAAGTGCACCGGATGCCGGTCACTGCGGAGCGTGTGTTCTGCGACACTCTTGTCCTGGATGCGGACACCCGCTACAGCCTGCGCCTGACCGACACCTGGGGCCTGGCCAACACCGACACTCTGCCGTACCCGGTCACTGTGCTGAACGATGAGGCGCCGCGGATAGTGCTGCTTTTTCCGGAGGCCGAGGCCAACCTGGGCCGGGAGATGGTCCAGCCCCTGATGTACGAGGCGGCGGATGATTACGGCCTGAGCCGGGTCAGCCTGAGCTACCGCAAGGAGAAAACGGGCGGACGGAGGGAGGACCAGGAGCGCAGCCTGAGCCTGCCCGCGGGTTCTTCCAGCGGGGCCACCCACGTCCTGGAGCGTTTCAACTGGGAGCTGGGCGAGTTGCACCTTCTGCCCGGTGAGTCCGTGCTCTATCGCCTGACCGCCTGGGACAACGACCGGGTCAGCGGCCCCAAGGCCACCGCCAGCGCCGAGTTCCGTCTCAAGTTCCCCTCGCTTGAGGAGATATTCAAGCAGGGCGAGAAACAGCAGGAGCAGATCGCATCGCGCCTGGATGACCTGGGCCAGGAGGGCCAGAAAACCCTGGAGCAGGTCAAGAAAATGCAGGAGGCCCTGGAGCGCGGCCACGAGATGGACTGGCAGGAGAAACAGCGCCTGGGGCAGGCCCTGGAGCGCCAGAAACAGATCTCCGAGCAGGTGGGCCGTCTGGCCGACCAGATGAAACAGAACATCGAGCGCATGCAAAGCGCGGGGGCCAGCTCGCCCGAGCTGCTCGAAAAACTCCAGCGCGTGCAGCAGCTGATGGACGAGATCTCGACCGATGAGGTCAAAGAGCTGCTCTCCAAGATACAGTCCTCCCTGGACAAGCTCGACAACAAGGCGCTCTCGGACCAGATGAACAAGCTGGAGTTCTCGCAGGAAAAGCTGCTGGACAAGCTGGACAAGACAATCAGCGTGCTCGAAAAGGTCAAGCTCGAACAGCAGATGGATTTCCTGGTCAGCCGCACGCGCGAACTGGCTGCGGCCAGCGAGGCCCTGGCCGACAGCGTGGCCGTGAAATCTCCAGACGGTGAACAGAAAGGTGAGAGCGCCGACTCGCTGGCCGCCTCAGGCGCCAAGCCGGGCCAACCGGGCAGTGAGGCCTCCGCCGACAGCCTCGGCGCCCCCGGAAGCGCGCTCAGCGACTCGACGCAGGCCGGGGGCCAGTCCTCCAAGCGCGAGACCGAGCAGTCACCCCTGGAGCGCGAGCTGACCGGCAAGGAGCCCGCCGAGGCCCTCGACCAGATGAAAAAGCTGACCGCCGAGGTGTTCGACCGGATGGGAAACGCGGTCAAGAGCTTCGACCGGGCGGGCCAGAAAGAGCTGGCCGCGAAGCTGGGCCAGGAGTCGGCGCCCGAGCAGCGGGAATCTTTCGAGCAGGATTACGAGGAGACAGAACAAGCCCTGGAGGCCGAGCAGCCGGGCAAGGCCGCCGGCTCCCAGCGCCGCGCGGGCCGCAGGATGGATGCACTGCACGAACGGATGGAGAAATACAGCCGGGAACTGAAAGAGAAATGGCGGCAGGAGGTTTCCGAGGCCATACTCCGGGCGTTCGACAACCTGGATTATCTGTCCAGGCACCAGGAGGAGGTGGCCGAGCAGATACAGGCGGAGACTGATTTCAGCCATCCGGACGTGCTCAAGATCGCGGGACAGCAGCAGGAGGTCTCACGGGGGCTGTCCACGGTGCTGGCCGGGCTGGTCGAGTCCGCGCGGGACAATTTTTTCATCAGCGTGCGCCTTCTGGATATAGTGGATGCGGCCAGCGCACGCAGCGAAAGCGCGGCCAGCCTGCTCAGCGCCGAGGAGCGCAACAAGGACCAAGCCTTCCAGGCCGCGGCCGGCGCCCTGGCCGCGATCAACGCCGGCATGCTCAGCCTGATGGAAGACCACGACAACCTTCTGCAGTCGAGCAGTGGGGTAGGGATGGACCGGATGATGAAGCAGCTCGAGCAACTCTCACGCCGCCAGGAGGAGCTGAACCGGAACATGCAGCAGCAGATGGGTAGCAGTCAGCGCCGCCGGAACGGCCAGAACCCCTCCGGCACAGGCTCCGGGCTTTCGCTGCCGCCGCAGTCCGCACAGGGTCAGATGCAGGAGATGCTGCGCCAGATGGCGGCCGAGCAGCGGGCAATCCAGGAGCAGTTGGCCCGCATGGCCGAGCAGGCCGGCCAGTCGGCGCAGACCGGGCGGCTCAAGGACGCACTGGAGGGGATGGAAAAAGAGGCCAGCGAGGTGGCGGAACAGATGCTGAAAAGGGGTGTGACGCCCGAAACCCTGCAGCGCCAGCAGCGCCTTCTCGACCGCATGCTAAGCGCCCAGCACTCCCTGCGCAACAACGACAGCCGCGACAACGAGCGCAAGAGCGAGACCGCGCGGGATTACACTCCGGCGCCACCCTCGGCGCTCAGCCCCGACCTGCTCGATCCGGCGGCCAGACAGTCGGAGCTGGAGGCCATATTCCAGAAATGGAACGGCGCCTACCCTGAAAGCTACGAGAACCTGATCCGCAAGTACTACGAACGTCTGAACGCTCCGCAGGCCGGGCCGGAGAAAGGCCGGGCCGACGGTAACGAGTAGAGCTGTAACCGGAACGTGAAAGGCCGCTGCCCGGTCACCCGGACAACGGCCTTTTTGTCAGCGCCTGTTAGCGGACCTTAGTCCACCGCCCGGCTGTAAAGCTTGATTGTCACTTCTTTCTGCGGGCCGGTGAAATGGATGGTCATACTGCCGGTGAGCTTGGTCTCGCGCGTGACCTTGTCCACGACCAGCAGCATCTGGGTGTTCTCGCCGGGCTTCAGTTTCAGCTTGGGCAGCTCGAAACGGACATCCGGCACGGTGCAGGAGACCTCGGTGATCCCGATCGTGATCTCGGAGGTGTTCAGCAGGTTGATCTTGCGCTCGATCCGCTCACCCTCCTTGAGCCCGGAGAAATACATCTGATTGGGCGAGACGCTCAGGTCCACCCGGACCTCACCCTCCAGGGAGAGCTTGGTCACCGGTTGGAGCGAGTCGTTAGACTGCACGTATATCTCTTTCTGCACCTTGCCCGAGAAGCGTCCCGAATCGAAGGAAGCCGAAATGTACGTACTTTCGCCCGGGGCGACTTCTTTCTTGTCGGCCAGGGCCACGGTGCAGCCGCAGCTCGAACGGACATTGTCGATCACGAGAGTTGCCCGGCCCACGTTGCGCAGGGAGAACTTATGCGTGACCACGGCCCCGCGGTAGATGGCGCCGAATTCGTAATTGGGCTGCAACGCTTCGATCTTGGGACCGCTCTGCGGCTGCTGCGCCGAGAGTTCTCCCAACGACAGAACAGACATGCCGAGCACGGTCGCGGTGACCAGAGGGGAAATAAATTCCTGCAAAGATTTCATTCCTGCATATCCTCCCAGTGCGGCTTAAGCATTTCCTAAAGACGGCTTCAGGACAGTCCTGCGGCTTTCTCGCTCAGTTTTTTGTCCATCTCCCAGGAGCTCTTGTAGGCGTTCATGGCCTCGTAATACTGACCATTGCAGCGTAAAGACTCTCCGAGATAGTAATATATACCCGGAAATTCAGGCTTTGAGTCAATCACTTTCTGAAACTGGTTCTGAGCCTTGTCATACTGGGCGAATCGCATATAGGCGATGCCCAGGGTGAATTCCGGCTCCACATCGAACGGGTTAAGGTTCTTGGCGGAAAGGTATTCGGCGTAGACAGTCTGAAGGTCCTTGCCCTCCAGATTGAGCCGGAGCCCGGACATCTCGAGGCTTCTGAAATCTATGTCATCCGGGGATTCGATGGAGGTGGATCTCGTATCGGCAGTGTCCAGCAGTGGCTCCACCTCCTGGTTGCCACCGGACATGACTATCTCGCGGAAACGCTCGGTGTCCAACGGCGCCAGGCCGCTTTCCCGCAGCTTGTCACTCAGGGTTTTGGGCTTGCGGTTCAGGTTCATCTTTTCGACATTGCTCATCTGCTGGGCGATAAATACAGCCACAACAAAGAGGATCACTACAAAAATGCCGGCTACGATTATCATGTTCGGCATCGGAGACCTCGCCAAAAAGGTGATTAATTAATATAGATCGACAATGTTTCATTGGCAAGCGCTATGCCACGGTTTATTGACAAATGCCCGCCGAGAGACCTATAGTATAGATGATTCGAAAAAACCGCCTTCCGGCAATTACCATCTCTTGTTTGCGCGCTGATATTTTCCGAACCCGGGTGGGGCAGTCTCCGGTTTGTGTTGCACGGTTTTTGCATACAAGAGTGAAACCGGTTTTTCTCTTTTTCATCGGCATGCTCTCAGACACGGATACAGACAATGGCCAAAGAAGAATGCGAATGCCCGGAAGGCGCACCGCCCTGGTTGTGTACGTACAGTGACCTGATGTCGCTGCTGCTGTGCTTTTTCGTTCTGATCGTCTCGATGTCCTCGACCGACCCGAACCCATTCAACAAAGCCGTGGGAGCGCTGAAAGGTTCTCTCGGCGTTCTCACCGAGGATTCCTCGTCTCCAGAGATGCAACAGGCGGTGGTCTGGAAAGTCAGCGACGTGGACATGGGCGAACTGTCCATGGCTATTTCAGCGCTGCAGGATTTCGCCGAAACGCAGAATGAGAAGAAAAGCCTCAGCGTCAAGATCACCAGCGAGGGGATCGCGGTGCGTGTCCTGACTCCGATCCTTTTCGAGCAGGGGAGCGCCGAGATACGCCCCCAGGGCATGCCGTACCTGGCCAAGATATTCGAGTTGGCCAAGACCTTCGATAACGATATCCGGGTCTGCGGATACACCGATGACACTCCGATCAGCGGAGGACTCTACAATTCCAACTGGGAGCTGGCCTACGCCCGTGCGCGCAACGTGGCCAAGTTCGGCATGAACTATTCCAAGCTCGACCCGAAACGCTTTTCCGTTGTTTCATACGGCGAGTTCCGTCCCGCATTCCCGAACGACACCGAGGAGAACCGTAAGAAAAACCGCAGGATCGAAATATTTATAGAATATAAAGTTAATCTCGATCCCTTGACGTAGTTTCTCGCATTGTGCGCCGCCACACACAATTAACTGCGAGGTGTCGATGAAACCCTGCCCGGTGTGCTATTCCCAGATTAACGCCCATGCCATTAAATGCCCTAAATGCCTGTCCTATATCCGTCCCAGAATCAACGAGGGACAATTCTGGGGCACCTGCATGATGATCTGCGGCATCCTGGGGGGCGCGGCCAGCTACATCTGGTACCTGTCCAATTTTAACGAGATGACCATTCTGTTCATGCGGGTCGGAATTTTCATGGCCTATATCGGTTTCCTGGTCTATGGCCTGGGGACTTTTCTGTCCTGGTTCCGCAAGCGGGGTGAGCAGAGCGAACTCGAAAAGATACCCGTGTCCGAGGGCATGAAACGCTGCTGTTTCTGCGGCGAGGAGATCGATGTGCGCGCTGTGCGCTGCCAATTCTGCCACAGCTACCAGCGTCAGGAAAGAGGCAAGATACTTGCGACTTTTGTCGTGGTGAGCGGAATCCTGATCCTGACCACGGCCTATATAATGTTCCTGGCCAAGAACCTTCAATCCGAGTTCTACATGCAGGCCGGCCTGCTGATTATTTTCATCGGCGTGCTCGCGTT
This genomic window contains:
- a CDS encoding fatty acid desaturase, translated to MSEPKYFWAEASRELREELKATIDHNETARLQRKQPWRHFAVAARQFVFLGLSTWALVRYRTLWVVVPAALLSGVTVFNFTVLLHEQLHNLIFRGHHPHLNRFLGHLYAFWSGISSSQFTRWHLDHHLQLGHSTLDPKRHHLSPKRNSRLVKTLYFTPALFFIYFRAAAREAATYPSDLRNRIKRERLVSVAGHLAFQVLLFWLGGAGAWFRAYALPVYFVFPLVFALNRVGQHYNIKTGDPAGWTTWIAGHWFWDFLYLNSNYHLEHHYFPGVPFYNLPRLQRLLTPLYCRHGLEPFSYPRLLYGYLVLNRTPHTEWDFA
- a CDS encoding DUF4159 domain-containing protein; translated protein: MKPRLGTALLLLAAAVLTRPSAAQTPNPPVAPSTTGARLTIARVIYEGGGDWYSNPSSLPNLLAAIRKYTGLSVDKQEAQVRLKSAELFRYPFLYLNGHGNVSFDEEEVVRLRKYLLGGGFLHADDNYGMDASFRREMKKVFPDKEFVPVPFDYPIFHTVFDFPGGLPKVHEHDGGPPKGLGIFAAGRLVVFYSLNTDLGDGWEDPEVHKDPEPVRQAALRMGVNIFMYALTRE
- a CDS encoding DUF1573 domain-containing protein; this encodes MKSLQEFISPLVTATVLGMSVLSLGELSAQQPQSGPKIEALQPNYEFGAIYRGAVVTHKFSLRNVGRATLVIDNVRSSCGCTVALADKKEVAPGESTYISASFDSGRFSGKVQKEIYVQSNDSLQPVTKLSLEGEVRVDLSVSPNQMYFSGLKEGERIERKINLLNTSEITIGITEVSCTVPDVRFELPKLKLKPGENTQMLLVVDKVTRETKLTGSMTIHFTGPQKEVTIKLYSRAVD
- a CDS encoding flagellar motor protein MotB, with translation MAKEECECPEGAPPWLCTYSDLMSLLLCFFVLIVSMSSTDPNPFNKAVGALKGSLGVLTEDSSSPEMQQAVVWKVSDVDMGELSMAISALQDFAETQNEKKSLSVKITSEGIAVRVLTPILFEQGSAEIRPQGMPYLAKIFELAKTFDNDIRVCGYTDDTPISGGLYNSNWELAYARARNVAKFGMNYSKLDPKRFSVVSYGEFRPAFPNDTEENRKKNRRIEIFIEYKVNLDPLT